In Rhipicephalus microplus isolate Deutch F79 chromosome 9, USDA_Rmic, whole genome shotgun sequence, one genomic interval encodes:
- the LOC142771400 gene encoding uncharacterized protein LOC142771400, with protein sequence MQTEVLAAILVFISTDVTANRDVKQFLNQREPIWTSKTTRRRVIKCEVDEVLTVSPLSISLSRCALIGGSRSDFTVFGVLDTEHKERMTVFYRDTFKRTETLLFMAVDQSCAVIKVQSLIFWDMVYYDLRIRNSALHTRVHPACQTYFSRVIGTRRAISVFTPQCPELLRQGK encoded by the exons ATGCAAACAGAAGTTCTTGCAGCCATACTCGTCTTTATTTCCACTGATGTTACGGCAAACAGGGACGTAAAGCAG TTCCTGAACCAGAGGGAGCCAATATGGACATCCAAAACAACTCGCAGAAGGGTTATCAAATGCGAGGTAGATGAAGTTCTGACCGTCTCACCGTTGTCCATATCATTATCTAGATGTGCCTTAATCGGAGGAAGCAG ATCCGACTTTACAGTATTTGGAGTGCTTGATACAGAGCACAAAGAGCGGATGACTGTATTTTACAGAG aCACCTTCAAAAGAACTGAAACTTTACTGTTCATGGCAGTTGACCAATCTTGCGCCGTCATTAAGGTCCAGTCGCTAATATTTT GGGACATGGTCTACTACGATCTTCGCATAAGGAATTCTGCTCTTCACACAAGAGTTCATCCAGCCTGTCAAACATACTTTAGTCGCGTCATTGGGACCCGACGCGCTATCAGCGTGTTCACTCCTCAATGTCCAGAGCTACTCAGGCAAGGGAAATAA